In Halodesulfovibrio sp. MK-HDV, a single window of DNA contains:
- the rny gene encoding ribonuclease Y produces the protein MSLISLGLVLVGAIIGAGSGYALHKVVSSKRLGDAKELSTRIIEEARKEAQAQKKEIILQGQDEIYKQKRELDREFKDRENETKARDRKIQELSERVERKREQANQKEQELLSLEKDLTRKERKIEDKIALLDSKLDEQELKLQEVSGLTIEEAKERLFSEVEARTKHEAAKMVRQIEMEAKETANRKSQHIIATAIQRYAGDYVGEQTVTAVTLPSEDMKGRIIGREGRNIRAIEAATGVDLIIDDTPETVILSAYSPLRRQIAKMALERLISDGRIHPARIEDVVGKVKEELEVQLREVGEQATFDAGVHGIHPELIKFLGQLKYRTSFSQNVLQHSLEVSSLCGMMAAELGLDIKKAKRAGLLHDLGKAIDHEVEGPHALIGADLAKKYGEAKDIVHAIAAHHEDTPPTTALAVLVQAADSLSGARPGARKELLENYVKRLEELEGIATAFDGVAKAYAIQAGREIRVMVNSDNVDDDSTYLLCKEIADKIENNLTYPGQIRVTVIRERRAVGFAK, from the coding sequence ATGAGTCTGATATCACTCGGGCTCGTCCTTGTTGGTGCTATTATTGGAGCTGGCTCCGGATACGCACTGCATAAAGTTGTTTCCTCTAAGCGATTGGGTGACGCGAAGGAACTATCCACACGCATCATTGAAGAAGCTCGTAAGGAAGCACAGGCTCAAAAGAAAGAAATTATTCTTCAGGGTCAGGACGAGATATACAAACAGAAGCGCGAACTTGACCGTGAATTTAAAGACCGTGAGAATGAAACCAAAGCTCGCGACCGTAAAATTCAGGAACTCAGTGAACGCGTAGAACGTAAGCGCGAACAGGCTAACCAGAAAGAACAGGAACTGCTTTCTCTGGAAAAAGACCTCACTCGCAAAGAACGTAAAATCGAAGATAAAATTGCACTGCTCGACTCCAAACTTGATGAGCAGGAACTGAAATTACAAGAAGTATCTGGCCTTACCATTGAAGAAGCGAAAGAACGCCTCTTCAGCGAAGTGGAAGCACGTACTAAGCATGAAGCCGCTAAAATGGTTCGCCAGATTGAAATGGAAGCAAAAGAGACTGCTAACCGCAAATCTCAGCACATTATTGCTACTGCTATCCAGCGCTACGCAGGTGACTACGTTGGTGAACAGACCGTTACCGCTGTTACCCTGCCAAGCGAAGATATGAAAGGACGCATCATCGGCCGTGAAGGGCGTAACATTCGCGCTATCGAAGCAGCCACCGGTGTTGATCTCATTATTGATGATACTCCTGAAACAGTCATCCTTTCCGCATACAGCCCGCTGCGTCGTCAGATTGCCAAAATGGCACTCGAACGTCTCATCAGCGATGGCCGTATTCACCCTGCACGCATTGAAGATGTTGTTGGCAAGGTTAAGGAAGAGCTTGAAGTTCAGCTTCGTGAAGTTGGCGAACAGGCCACTTTCGATGCTGGTGTTCACGGTATCCATCCTGAGCTTATTAAGTTCCTCGGTCAGCTTAAATACCGCACAAGTTTCTCCCAGAATGTTTTACAGCATTCTTTGGAAGTTTCTTCTCTCTGTGGAATGATGGCTGCTGAGCTTGGCCTTGATATCAAAAAGGCTAAACGTGCAGGCTTACTGCATGACCTTGGTAAAGCTATCGACCATGAAGTTGAAGGCCCGCACGCACTTATCGGTGCTGATCTGGCTAAAAAATACGGTGAAGCTAAAGACATCGTGCATGCAATTGCAGCGCACCATGAAGATACTCCGCCGACCACTGCTCTTGCAGTTCTCGTTCAGGCTGCGGACTCCTTGTCCGGTGCTCGTCCAGGCGCTCGTAAAGAACTCCTTGAGAACTACGTTAAACGCCTCGAAGAACTCGAAGGCATTGCAACAGCATTTGATGGCGTAGCAAAAGCTTACGCTATTCAGGCTGGTCGTGAAATCCGCGTTATGGTTAACTCCGATAACGTAGATGACGATTCCACCTACCTACTCTGTAAAGAGATTGCTGATAAGATTGAAAACAATCTTACCTACCCGGGTCAGATTCGCGTAACTGTAATTCGCGAACGCCGAGCAGTAGGCTTTGCTAAATAG
- a CDS encoding cell division protein ZapA has translation MRSFTLKILGTEVSFKSEADHDAVERAKILVEDRFNTLYSPGMPISKEKLLIFLVLGLADDYLLTADRLLTLEQRLERLTTRVEGCADNDAATQDNLS, from the coding sequence ATGCGCAGCTTCACTCTGAAAATACTCGGCACCGAGGTCTCTTTCAAATCGGAAGCGGACCACGACGCTGTCGAACGGGCGAAAATTCTTGTAGAGGACCGTTTTAACACGCTCTACAGTCCGGGTATGCCTATAAGCAAGGAAAAGTTGCTCATCTTCCTTGTCTTGGGGCTTGCAGATGATTATTTGCTTACAGCAGACAGGCTGCTAACGCTTGAACAACGATTAGAACGATTAACAACGAGAGTGGAAGGCTGTGCAGATAATGACGCAGCAACACAGGATAACTTGTCTTAA
- the zapB gene encoding cell division protein ZapB, translated as MELIDRLEQRLESLLEEVELLKNENIQLKEEVEVSLSVLEEENRSLKDELEQERSTKDAVMGRIDGLLSKLSNPTDSM; from the coding sequence ATGGAACTTATAGACCGTTTAGAACAAAGATTAGAATCTCTTCTTGAAGAAGTAGAGTTGCTTAAGAACGAAAATATTCAGCTTAAAGAAGAAGTTGAAGTAAGTCTTTCTGTGCTCGAAGAAGAGAATCGCTCCTTGAAGGACGAATTGGAACAAGAACGTTCCACGAAAGATGCAGTTATGGGCCGCATTGACGGTCTGCTGTCTAAGCTTTCAAACCCTACAGACTCAATGTAA
- the glmU gene encoding bifunctional UDP-N-acetylglucosamine diphosphorylase/glucosamine-1-phosphate N-acetyltransferase GlmU, whose translation MSARETIGALVLAAGKGTRMHSDKPKVLQELLGAPMLRYVYTALDPLFGEGIWTVVGHRSEMIEEKFAGEERNFIHQTEQLGTGHALQTAWDELVESGLSHVLVVNGDTPLLPQPRLINFLKESLSNNADIGFMTLTLPHPGSFGRVVRHLGDVAAIIEAKDYDENLHGPEPREINAGIYLLNIASVTPLLKRLCNENKSGEYYITDLVGFAVQEQMTVAGVECGNDPQLLGINNPAELVRSESLLRATLVMEWLEQGVTIHAPEYVRLGPMVTLEPGAVLHGPCELYGTTHVKRGAEIYSNTWIKDSTLAEGCVIHPFSHLDGATVGNDCTVGPYARLRPGAVMEQSAKVGNFVEMKKTVLGEGSKANHFTYLGDTEVGTGVNIGAGTITCNYDGVNKYKTIIEDNAFIGSNSSLVAPVCVGKNSLVGAGSVITKDIPENTIAVARGKQKNLPKKC comes from the coding sequence ATGTCTGCCAGAGAAACAATCGGAGCACTTGTGCTTGCTGCGGGTAAAGGTACCCGTATGCATTCTGACAAGCCCAAAGTTCTTCAGGAACTTTTAGGCGCACCAATGCTCCGTTATGTATATACAGCTTTAGACCCGCTCTTCGGAGAAGGCATCTGGACCGTAGTTGGTCATCGATCAGAAATGATTGAAGAAAAATTTGCCGGCGAAGAACGTAATTTTATTCACCAAACCGAACAGCTCGGTACAGGACACGCATTACAAACAGCATGGGACGAACTCGTAGAGTCCGGTCTCTCTCATGTTCTTGTTGTTAATGGTGACACTCCTCTATTACCGCAGCCCCGGCTCATCAATTTTCTAAAAGAGTCTCTTTCCAATAACGCTGATATTGGTTTCATGACTCTTACCCTTCCACATCCCGGCTCATTCGGCCGCGTTGTGCGTCATCTTGGCGATGTAGCTGCTATTATCGAAGCGAAAGACTACGATGAAAATCTGCATGGTCCAGAGCCCCGTGAAATCAATGCAGGTATCTACCTGCTCAATATCGCAAGTGTTACACCGCTTCTCAAACGCCTTTGCAACGAGAACAAGAGCGGTGAATATTATATTACAGATCTCGTAGGATTTGCTGTTCAAGAACAGATGACCGTTGCCGGTGTGGAATGTGGCAACGATCCGCAGCTGCTCGGCATCAACAATCCTGCGGAACTTGTGCGTTCAGAATCCCTGCTTCGTGCCACTCTTGTTATGGAATGGCTTGAACAAGGTGTGACCATCCATGCGCCGGAATACGTGCGCCTTGGACCAATGGTAACGCTTGAGCCGGGTGCCGTACTGCATGGCCCGTGTGAACTCTATGGTACTACCCATGTGAAACGCGGCGCAGAAATTTATTCTAACACTTGGATTAAAGATTCCACTTTGGCAGAAGGGTGTGTTATTCATCCATTTAGCCACCTTGATGGTGCAACTGTAGGGAACGACTGTACAGTAGGTCCTTACGCACGGCTTCGTCCAGGTGCTGTCATGGAACAGAGTGCCAAAGTCGGTAACTTTGTAGAAATGAAAAAAACCGTATTGGGAGAAGGCTCCAAAGCAAACCACTTCACCTACCTTGGTGATACTGAAGTGGGTACTGGTGTTAACATTGGCGCAGGTACAATTACATGTAACTACGACGGCGTTAACAAGTACAAGACAATCATCGAAGACAATGCCTTCATCGGCTCTAACTCTTCTCTGGTTGCTCCAGTTTGCGTGGGAAAAAATTCCCTTGTTGGAGCAGGCTCCGTTATAACAAAAGATATTCCTGAAAACACGATTGCTGTTGCTCGTGGCAAGCAGAAGAACTTGCCCAAAAAATGCTAG
- a CDS encoding F0F1 ATP synthase subunit epsilon, with amino-acid sequence MGNILRLEIVTPDRLVLSEDVDYVGAPGHNGEFGILPNHIPFLAALQIGPLHYNVGGQTRYVFVSGGFAEISENKVTILAEAAERAEDIDLGRARQARERAEQRMSMEMDAVDYARARAALARSLHRLKVRNPE; translated from the coding sequence ATGGGAAATATACTTCGTCTCGAGATTGTAACGCCAGATCGGCTCGTACTTAGTGAAGATGTGGACTATGTAGGTGCACCTGGGCACAACGGTGAGTTTGGTATTTTGCCAAATCACATACCGTTCCTTGCTGCACTTCAGATCGGTCCTTTGCACTACAATGTTGGCGGCCAGACACGTTACGTGTTTGTCTCCGGCGGTTTTGCAGAGATCTCCGAGAACAAAGTAACCATCCTTGCTGAAGCTGCCGAGCGTGCTGAAGACATCGATCTCGGTCGTGCTCGTCAGGCCAGAGAGCGTGCTGAACAACGCATGTCCATGGAAATGGACGCAGTTGACTACGCTCGTGCACGAGCAGCTCTTGCTCGTTCACTCCATCGCCTCAAAGTGCGTAATCCTGAATAA
- the atpD gene encoding F0F1 ATP synthase subunit beta, with product MANVGKIVQVIGAVVDIEFADGNLPNILNAVKIENPNNTDAPVLICEVAQHLGDNVVRTIAMDATEGLVRGMEVIDTGAAITVPVGDASLGRIMNVVGEPVDEMGPIDAKKMMPIHRSAPSFTEQDTNVEVLETGIKVVDLLIPFPKGGKMGLFGGAGVGKTVILMEMINNIAKQHGGISVFAGVGERTREGNDLYHEMKDAGVLEKAALVYGQMNEPPGARARVALTALTCAEYYRDEENQDVLLFVDNIFRFTQAGSEVSALLGRMPSAVGYQPTLGTDLGGLQERITSTTKGSITSVQAVYVPADDLTDPAPATTFSHLDGTLVLSRQIAELGIYPAVDPLDSTSRILDPNVVGEEHYNIAREVQMSLQKYKDLQDIIAILGMDELSDDDQLVVARARRIQRFLSQPFHVAEVFTGTPGEYVKLEDTIKGFRGILDGDYDHMAENDFYMVGGIEMAIEKYNQGQQA from the coding sequence ATGGCTAACGTAGGTAAAATCGTTCAGGTTATCGGCGCGGTTGTTGATATCGAGTTTGCCGATGGCAACCTGCCGAATATTCTGAATGCTGTTAAAATTGAAAACCCGAATAACACCGACGCCCCTGTGCTTATCTGTGAAGTAGCACAGCACCTCGGCGACAACGTAGTTCGTACCATCGCGATGGACGCTACTGAAGGTCTTGTTCGTGGTATGGAAGTAATCGATACTGGCGCAGCTATTACTGTACCAGTTGGTGATGCTTCCCTTGGCCGCATCATGAACGTTGTTGGTGAACCAGTGGATGAAATGGGTCCCATCGATGCTAAAAAGATGATGCCTATTCACCGCTCTGCTCCGTCATTTACAGAGCAGGACACTAACGTTGAAGTTCTTGAAACTGGTATTAAAGTTGTAGACCTCCTCATTCCATTCCCTAAGGGTGGTAAGATGGGTCTCTTCGGTGGTGCTGGTGTAGGTAAAACTGTTATTCTCATGGAAATGATTAACAACATCGCTAAGCAGCACGGTGGTATCTCCGTATTTGCTGGTGTTGGTGAACGTACCCGTGAAGGTAACGACCTTTACCATGAAATGAAAGACGCTGGCGTTCTTGAGAAAGCCGCCCTCGTATATGGTCAGATGAACGAACCTCCGGGAGCACGTGCACGTGTTGCGCTTACTGCTCTCACCTGTGCGGAATATTACCGTGATGAAGAGAACCAGGACGTGCTTCTCTTCGTTGACAACATCTTCCGCTTTACTCAGGCTGGTTCAGAAGTATCTGCTCTCCTCGGTCGTATGCCATCAGCGGTAGGCTACCAGCCTACTCTCGGTACTGACCTTGGTGGCCTTCAGGAACGTATTACATCCACAACCAAAGGTTCTATTACCTCTGTTCAGGCTGTATACGTACCTGCTGATGACTTGACTGACCCTGCTCCGGCAACCACATTCTCTCACCTTGACGGTACTCTTGTACTTTCTCGTCAGATTGCGGAACTTGGTATTTATCCAGCGGTTGACCCGCTTGACTCTACCTCCCGTATTCTTGACCCGAACGTCGTAGGTGAAGAACATTACAATATCGCTCGTGAAGTGCAGATGAGCCTCCAGAAGTACAAAGATCTTCAGGATATCATCGCAATTCTCGGTATGGACGAACTCTCTGATGATGACCAGCTCGTGGTAGCACGCGCACGTCGTATTCAGCGTTTCCTTTCCCAGCCGTTCCACGTAGCGGAAGTATTTACCGGCACCCCTGGTGAGTATGTAAAACTTGAAGACACCATCAAAGGCTTTAGAGGCATTCTTGACGGTGACTACGACCACATGGCCGAAAACGACTTCTACATGGTCGGCGGCATTGAAATGGCTATCGAGAAGTACAACCAGGGTCAGCAGGCTTAA
- a CDS encoding F0F1 ATP synthase subunit gamma: MPSLKDVQLQIAGVKKTKQITKAMNMVASAKLRGAQSRIERFRPYADKFYEMLGDLASKADENAHPLLEIREEIKTCAIVLATSDRGLCGSFNAGLISKAGKLAKAKTAEGKDVKFYCIGKKGRDFAHKSEFDLIKGYPDSMGNFDFSLANELGMELIHSYLSGELDEVVLIYGEFVSMGKQVPVEQQILPMSSDEAPEVEEDTSGVKKEFIYEPAVEGLLAELLPRFIKVQIYRGLLDTSASEHAARMAAMDNATKNCDEMVDNLTLIYNKTRQAAITSDLMDIVGGAEALKG; encoded by the coding sequence ATGCCTTCATTGAAAGATGTCCAGCTACAGATTGCCGGGGTTAAGAAAACCAAGCAGATTACAAAAGCAATGAACATGGTTGCTTCTGCAAAACTGCGTGGTGCTCAGTCTCGTATCGAACGCTTCCGCCCTTATGCGGATAAATTCTACGAAATGCTGGGCGATCTTGCCAGCAAAGCAGACGAGAATGCACATCCACTTCTTGAAATCCGTGAGGAAATCAAAACTTGTGCGATTGTGCTTGCAACTTCCGACCGTGGACTTTGCGGCAGCTTCAACGCGGGCCTTATTTCTAAGGCTGGCAAGCTTGCCAAAGCAAAGACTGCGGAAGGTAAAGACGTTAAATTCTACTGCATAGGTAAGAAAGGACGCGATTTTGCGCACAAATCTGAGTTTGACCTTATAAAAGGCTACCCGGATTCTATGGGCAATTTTGACTTCTCTCTTGCTAACGAGCTCGGAATGGAACTTATCCACTCCTATCTCAGCGGTGAACTTGATGAAGTTGTACTCATTTACGGTGAATTCGTGAGCATGGGTAAACAGGTTCCTGTTGAACAACAGATCCTACCTATGTCCTCTGACGAAGCACCTGAGGTTGAAGAAGATACCTCAGGCGTTAAAAAAGAGTTTATTTACGAACCAGCTGTAGAAGGTCTTCTTGCAGAACTTCTGCCCCGCTTTATTAAGGTCCAGATTTATCGTGGCCTGCTTGATACCTCTGCATCAGAACATGCAGCTCGTATGGCAGCCATGGATAATGCCACAAAGAACTGTGACGAAATGGTCGACAACCTGACTCTTATCTACAACAAGACTCGTCAGGCCGCCATTACCAGTGACCTAATGGATATTGTCGGTGGCGCTGAAGCGCTGAAAGGATAA